One Sphingomicrobium sp. XHP0239 DNA segment encodes these proteins:
- a CDS encoding nucleotidyltransferase family protein gives MRRAIAVPILPRMWLSPPARSLAPRLLAPLGALGDAELLDLMADDWETLSTRFEEHRVAALAHWCAQQRGDLDRLPDAIVSRWGEERAGHTIRSLHLQRRLTELARLFAREGLQAVALKGAYLAFFTYPEPALRPMRDLDFAFPDKTQAVAAWTLLRHAGYTLYQSFEGDPRALLDEKHQLPTLIAPDGEVAIEVQHRLFHHGARDPAFEARFWTDTQQKCLLDTAIRFPAPHWLTLHIVVHGVRDHRFDSGPNVIADIAMLDRAGVLDRERVASLAEDWGAGAEWSMIRELVDAQWGEKSENSPELVDAWSLMLAPPETVTRARQRSRVLGGTGSNLRRKLLPNRALLEGRYGATGRWGLLAHAGRHYAHLLRNRLPAMLESAEPEVDAAMRRLDARLRQR, from the coding sequence TTGCGCCGCGCCATCGCCGTGCCCATCCTGCCCCGCATGTGGCTGTCGCCCCCCGCTCGTTCCCTCGCTCCGCGATTGCTCGCGCCCCTTGGTGCGCTGGGCGATGCGGAACTATTGGACCTCATGGCGGACGACTGGGAGACCCTCAGTACCCGGTTCGAGGAGCATCGCGTCGCCGCGCTCGCGCATTGGTGCGCGCAGCAACGCGGAGACCTCGACCGCCTTCCCGACGCGATCGTCTCACGCTGGGGAGAGGAGCGCGCCGGCCATACGATCCGCTCGCTGCACCTTCAGAGGCGGTTGACCGAACTGGCGCGGCTGTTCGCGAGGGAGGGGTTGCAAGCCGTCGCCCTCAAGGGCGCCTATCTCGCCTTCTTCACCTATCCCGAACCCGCGCTTCGACCGATGCGCGATCTGGATTTCGCCTTTCCAGACAAAACGCAGGCGGTGGCCGCATGGACGCTTCTTCGCCACGCGGGCTATACGCTCTATCAATCGTTCGAAGGCGACCCACGGGCCTTGCTCGATGAGAAGCACCAGCTTCCCACCCTCATCGCGCCTGACGGAGAAGTCGCGATCGAGGTGCAGCATCGCCTCTTTCACCATGGCGCGCGGGACCCGGCGTTCGAAGCGCGTTTCTGGACCGATACGCAACAGAAATGCCTTCTCGATACCGCGATCCGCTTTCCCGCGCCGCACTGGCTCACGCTTCACATCGTCGTGCACGGGGTGCGCGATCATCGCTTCGACAGCGGTCCCAACGTCATCGCCGATATCGCGATGCTGGACCGGGCGGGGGTGCTCGATCGGGAACGCGTCGCATCGCTGGCGGAGGATTGGGGTGCGGGCGCGGAATGGTCGATGATCCGAGAACTGGTCGATGCCCAATGGGGCGAGAAATCGGAGAACTCTCCGGAACTCGTCGATGCATGGTCGCTGATGCTGGCGCCGCCGGAGACGGTCACCCGCGCCCGGCAGCGCAGCCGCGTGCTCGGTGGCACGGGCTCGAACCTGCGGCGAAAGCTGCTGCCGAACCGCGCGCTTCTGGAGGGTCGATACGGCGCCACGGGCCGATGGGGCCTGCTGGCCCATGCCGGCCGGCATTATGCGCATCTCCTCCGCAATCGCCTGCCGGCAATGCTCGAAAGCGCCGAACCGGAAGTCGATGCGGCGATGCGGCGACTGGATGCGCGATTGCGCCAGCGTTGA
- a CDS encoding ABC transporter permease/M1 family aminopeptidase: MIAKIAAFELRYHLSSPTFWVGSVIFFMLGFGLTASDTVQINAGGQMYENSPWALSLLTGISTIFYLMVITAFVANSIVRDDQTKFAPMIRATPVTKYQMLLGRFGGGVAVAAVGFIPVLLGAFIGTLMPWVDPETIGPQKFAYYGWPYLTLALPNVILASAFLFMLATLTRSMLWSYVGVVIFVVGYLVVSGLAGSNPDLRELFARFEPLGTGAFVETTRYWTASEQNTRLIQLEGLFGFNRVFVLLLAAAFFAVTLWRFSFADKPASKRQLKKLAKRKRKEEQLAAIEPTLGGARVQPTGGSIWTQLVSRLKVETVQILRSPGLVILLLIAIGMTAAFLWGGGNYGAGSYPTVASTIDGVGTNFSLFILIIAAFYGGEAVWRERDAKLNEIVDSAPVPAWVMTLPKIAAVFLVILMVNFAGMLTGLFYQAVMGANEFGIGRYFGWFILPAAVDGLLIAILAVVVQVLSPNKYVGWGIILAWFLGTIVLTSMGYTSPLYIYANTPSVPLSDMVDPAPFAWGAWVMRAYWLAFALLLVLAAHLLWPRGTDNALSSRFRRVKRTGVGLGNGMVAAGAVAAMVGLGLYAQHNFTQLNTYRTSDENEERLADFERKYLKYEDVVQPVVTDVTMRADLYPDDRRLDVDGVYALRNDSDQPIETLHVRANAKDSDTQFDQIDIRGATREMFDEDYGYAIYRFDEPLAPGATSQMRFSGRVHYRGFTSGGPKTNITPDATFLNSAAFTPTIGMNRSGLLSDRQARRRQGLEPELRPAKLEDMSATRENALGLDWVNSDITFSTDADQTPIAPGNKVSDEVEGDRRIARFVSPQPILNFLNLNSGHYAEASRTVGDVTHTVYYHPEHDWNVDRMLDAMEASISYYEENFGPYQFDHARIIEFPRYASFAQAYAGTMPYSESIGFTTDIGENDTDFITYVIAHELAHQYWAHQVVGAGMQGDALTTETMASYSAIMVMKDLLGEDQMRRFLKYELDAYLSGRKGEALEELPLLRMENQAYIHYRKGGHVMALLAHRLGEERVNRAFANFIDQWRFKGAPYHRSIDFVNEVRKVARNEEERRLIEDVFEKIVLFDLSVADATSEQVGDRWRTTITVDAAKYVADGKGVESEVPLDAPIEIGLFADRPGFGQFDEGDVIYLEPRQLTNGRATITLTSARRPAFVGIDPYNRYIDRNSDDNVEAVSES; this comes from the coding sequence ATGATCGCCAAGATCGCCGCCTTCGAGCTTCGCTACCATCTTTCCAGCCCGACCTTCTGGGTCGGCAGCGTCATCTTCTTCATGCTGGGGTTCGGCCTCACCGCATCGGACACCGTCCAGATCAATGCGGGCGGGCAGATGTACGAGAATTCGCCCTGGGCGCTGTCGCTGCTCACCGGCATCTCGACGATCTTCTACCTGATGGTCATCACCGCCTTCGTCGCCAATTCGATCGTTCGCGACGACCAGACCAAGTTCGCACCGATGATCCGTGCGACCCCGGTCACGAAGTACCAGATGCTGCTCGGCCGGTTCGGCGGCGGTGTCGCGGTAGCGGCGGTCGGGTTCATCCCCGTCCTGCTCGGCGCCTTCATCGGCACGTTGATGCCGTGGGTGGATCCCGAAACCATCGGGCCGCAGAAATTCGCCTATTACGGCTGGCCCTATCTCACGCTCGCGCTCCCTAACGTCATTCTGGCCAGCGCATTCCTCTTCATGCTCGCGACACTCACCCGTTCGATGCTGTGGAGTTACGTCGGGGTCGTGATCTTCGTCGTCGGCTATCTGGTGGTCTCCGGACTGGCGGGCTCCAATCCCGACTTGCGTGAGCTCTTCGCGCGGTTCGAGCCGCTCGGCACCGGGGCCTTCGTCGAGACGACCCGCTACTGGACGGCGTCCGAACAGAATACGCGGCTGATCCAGCTCGAGGGTTTGTTCGGCTTCAACCGGGTCTTCGTCCTGCTGCTGGCGGCCGCGTTCTTCGCCGTCACCCTGTGGCGGTTCAGCTTCGCGGACAAACCCGCGTCGAAGCGCCAGCTAAAGAAGCTGGCCAAGCGCAAGCGCAAGGAGGAGCAACTCGCAGCCATCGAGCCGACGCTGGGCGGCGCGCGGGTTCAGCCCACCGGTGGCAGTATCTGGACCCAGCTCGTATCGCGCCTGAAGGTCGAGACCGTCCAGATCCTGCGCAGCCCCGGGCTCGTCATCCTGCTGCTCATCGCGATCGGCATGACCGCGGCCTTCCTGTGGGGCGGCGGCAACTATGGCGCTGGGAGCTATCCCACCGTCGCCAGCACCATCGACGGTGTCGGGACTAATTTTTCGCTCTTCATCCTGATCATCGCGGCCTTCTACGGGGGCGAGGCGGTGTGGCGCGAACGCGATGCGAAACTAAACGAGATCGTCGACAGTGCGCCCGTTCCCGCGTGGGTGATGACTCTTCCAAAGATTGCGGCGGTGTTCCTCGTGATCCTCATGGTGAATTTCGCCGGGATGCTCACGGGCCTCTTCTACCAGGCTGTGATGGGCGCCAACGAATTCGGGATCGGTCGATATTTCGGATGGTTCATTCTGCCCGCCGCGGTCGATGGCCTGCTGATAGCGATCCTCGCGGTCGTGGTGCAGGTATTGAGCCCGAACAAGTATGTCGGCTGGGGCATCATCCTTGCCTGGTTCCTCGGCACCATCGTGCTGACCAGCATGGGCTACACAAGCCCGCTCTACATCTACGCCAACACGCCTTCGGTGCCGCTGTCCGACATGGTCGATCCCGCACCGTTCGCGTGGGGCGCGTGGGTGATGCGTGCCTATTGGCTCGCGTTCGCGTTGCTGCTCGTGCTGGCCGCGCATCTCTTGTGGCCGCGGGGCACCGACAATGCGCTGTCGAGCCGTTTCCGGCGCGTGAAGCGTACGGGCGTGGGGCTGGGCAACGGAATGGTCGCGGCCGGCGCGGTCGCGGCGATGGTCGGTCTCGGCCTCTATGCCCAGCATAATTTCACGCAGCTCAATACCTATCGCACGAGCGACGAGAACGAGGAGCGGCTCGCCGATTTCGAGCGCAAGTATCTGAAGTACGAGGACGTGGTGCAGCCGGTCGTCACCGACGTGACGATGCGCGCGGATCTGTATCCCGACGATCGGCGGCTCGACGTCGATGGCGTCTATGCCCTGCGCAACGACAGCGATCAGCCGATCGAGACCCTGCACGTGCGCGCCAATGCCAAGGACAGCGACACACAATTCGACCAGATCGACATCCGGGGCGCGACGCGGGAGATGTTCGACGAGGATTATGGCTATGCCATCTATCGGTTCGACGAGCCGCTCGCCCCGGGGGCGACGAGCCAGATGCGGTTTTCCGGGCGCGTCCACTACCGGGGTTTCACCTCGGGCGGACCCAAGACGAACATCACGCCCGACGCGACCTTCCTCAATTCGGCCGCATTCACGCCGACCATCGGGATGAACCGCAGCGGCCTCCTGAGCGATCGTCAGGCTCGGCGACGGCAGGGGCTGGAGCCCGAACTGCGTCCCGCCAAATTGGAAGACATGAGCGCGACCCGCGAAAATGCGCTAGGGCTCGACTGGGTCAACAGCGACATCACGTTCTCGACCGACGCCGACCAGACTCCGATCGCGCCGGGAAACAAGGTGTCGGACGAGGTGGAGGGCGATCGCCGTATCGCGCGCTTCGTCAGCCCGCAGCCGATCCTCAACTTCCTTAACCTCAATTCGGGGCACTATGCGGAGGCGAGCCGGACCGTCGGCGACGTCACCCACACAGTCTACTACCACCCCGAACACGATTGGAACGTCGACCGCATGCTCGACGCGATGGAAGCGAGCATCTCCTATTACGAGGAGAATTTCGGACCCTATCAGTTCGATCACGCGCGCATCATCGAATTCCCGCGCTACGCCAGTTTCGCGCAGGCCTACGCCGGGACGATGCCCTATTCGGAAAGCATCGGCTTCACGACCGACATCGGGGAGAACGATACCGACTTCATCACGTACGTTATCGCGCACGAACTGGCGCACCAATATTGGGCGCACCAGGTCGTCGGCGCGGGGATGCAGGGCGATGCGCTGACCACCGAGACCATGGCCAGCTATTCGGCGATCATGGTGATGAAGGACCTGCTCGGCGAGGATCAGATGCGCCGCTTCCTGAAGTACGAGCTCGATGCCTATCTGTCGGGCCGCAAGGGGGAGGCGCTGGAGGAACTCCCGCTTCTGCGGATGGAGAACCAGGCCTACATCCATTATCGCAAGGGCGGACATGTCATGGCGCTGCTCGCGCATCGCCTCGGTGAGGAGCGGGTCAACCGGGCCTTCGCCAATTTCATCGATCAGTGGCGTTTCAAGGGTGCGCCCTATCACCGCTCGATCGATTTCGTGAATGAGGTCCGCAAGGTGGCGCGCAACGAAGAGGAGCGCCGACTGATCGAGGATGTGTTCGAAAAGATCGTCCTGTTCGACCTGTCGGTCGCCGATGCGACCAGCGAACAGGTCGGGGACCGGTGGCGGACGACGATCACGGTTGATGCCGCCAAGTACGTGGCTGACGGAAAGGGCGTCGAGAGCGAAGTCCCGCTGGACGCGCCGATCGAAATCGGGTTGTTCGCCGACCGCCCGGGCTTCGGCCAGTTCGACGAAGGCGACGTGATCTATCTCGAGCCGCGGCAGCTGACGAACGGCCGCGCCACGATCACGCTAACCAGTGCGCGCCGGCCCGCTTTCGTCGGGATCGATCCCTACAATCGCTACATCGACCGCAATTCCGACGACAATGTCGAGGCGGTGAGCGAAAGTTAG
- a CDS encoding DUF305 domain-containing protein — MMTLDTSTYQGFPLTMNHLRLLAASSCLVALAAATPAAAQSIVQPGAPGEASRSLSTEEATRIADTSYIEADATFMQGMIHHHYQATQMTSLIGERTSNAAIREVGARIDASQADEISFMQDWLRSRGEHAPDPAAHAGMSHNAAMQSHQGMDHSMMDGMAGMATPEQMAALAAARGDAFVRMFLTLMIAHHEGALEMVSDLYNTPGSARDPQLVEFANDVRGDQFAEIAKMNLLLAGQQRDPRVGLSAGFDNAGEAISGLVKLAALPKPAGFFEPGNPAGLPPLQPGRNAAEAADEVGEQARAWNARSPLLSFAQTDMAFKDDLLVTGNYHGFNIYRLDEGMPELLSSVVCPGGQGDVSVVGDLLIMSVEQGRGRVDCGRQGVAEDVSAERFRGLRIFDISDLTAPRQVGLVQTCRGSHTHSVVDADDTRIIVYNSGTSYVRDEEELAGCVTGAPNDPRTALFSIDVVEIPVANPARARIIDSPRIFADDETGEIAGLFMGGQIDADSQSTAQTNQCHDITVFPALNLAAGACSGNGIILDISDPMAPKRIDAVTDRGFAYWHSATFNNDGTKVVFTDEWGGGGRPRCRAADPMDWGADAIYDIENGQLTFQNYYKIPAAQSDQENCVAHNGSAVPIPGRDLFAQAWYQGGLSIMDFTDSSNPMEIAYFDRGPVHPDRMVMGGYWSTYFYDGYLYGTEIARGLDVFALAPTQYLSQNEIEAAKLAQYPDDLFNPQTQTVVTWPDVPVVAKAYLDQLERDGGLEAARIAEVRRALDAGDMDTLGTLAGAVDGEGRRGMLAETLRGIVGAGG; from the coding sequence ATGATGACGCTCGACACGTCAACCTACCAAGGATTTCCCCTGACCATGAACCATCTGCGCCTTCTCGCCGCGAGCAGCTGTCTCGTCGCTCTCGCCGCCGCAACCCCCGCCGCCGCCCAGTCGATCGTCCAGCCCGGAGCGCCCGGCGAAGCATCGCGCTCGCTCAGCACCGAAGAGGCGACCCGTATCGCGGACACCTCCTACATCGAGGCCGACGCCACCTTCATGCAGGGCATGATCCATCATCATTACCAGGCGACGCAGATGACGTCGCTGATCGGCGAGCGGACCAGCAACGCCGCGATCCGCGAGGTCGGCGCGCGGATCGATGCCAGCCAGGCGGACGAGATCTCCTTCATGCAGGACTGGCTGCGCTCGCGCGGGGAACATGCCCCCGATCCGGCGGCCCATGCGGGCATGAGCCACAATGCCGCGATGCAGAGCCATCAGGGCATGGATCATTCGATGATGGACGGCATGGCCGGCATGGCGACGCCCGAGCAGATGGCCGCGCTCGCGGCGGCCCGCGGCGACGCCTTCGTTCGCATGTTCCTGACGCTGATGATCGCGCATCACGAAGGCGCGCTCGAGATGGTCAGCGACCTTTACAATACGCCCGGATCGGCGCGCGATCCGCAGCTGGTCGAGTTCGCCAATGACGTGCGCGGCGACCAATTCGCTGAAATCGCCAAGATGAATCTGCTTCTCGCCGGACAGCAGCGCGATCCGCGCGTCGGACTGTCGGCTGGCTTCGACAATGCGGGCGAAGCGATCTCGGGGCTGGTGAAGCTCGCCGCCCTGCCCAAGCCGGCAGGTTTCTTCGAGCCGGGCAACCCCGCCGGCCTCCCGCCGCTGCAGCCCGGCCGCAACGCAGCCGAAGCTGCCGATGAAGTCGGCGAGCAGGCACGCGCCTGGAACGCGCGATCGCCGCTCCTGTCGTTCGCGCAGACCGACATGGCCTTCAAGGACGACCTTCTGGTCACCGGCAACTATCACGGCTTCAACATCTATCGCCTCGATGAAGGCATGCCCGAACTGCTGAGCTCGGTCGTCTGTCCGGGCGGTCAGGGCGACGTATCCGTCGTCGGCGATCTCTTGATCATGAGCGTCGAGCAGGGCCGAGGCCGTGTCGATTGCGGCCGGCAGGGTGTGGCCGAAGACGTCAGCGCCGAACGCTTCCGCGGGCTCCGCATCTTCGACATCTCCGACCTTACCGCCCCGCGTCAGGTCGGTCTCGTCCAGACCTGCCGCGGCAGCCACACTCATTCGGTCGTGGACGCCGACGACACTCGGATCATCGTCTACAATTCGGGCACCAGCTACGTCCGGGACGAAGAAGAACTGGCGGGCTGTGTGACCGGCGCACCCAACGATCCGCGCACCGCGCTCTTCTCGATCGACGTCGTGGAAATCCCCGTCGCCAACCCGGCGCGCGCGCGGATCATCGACAGCCCCCGTATCTTCGCCGACGACGAAACGGGTGAAATCGCCGGCCTCTTCATGGGCGGCCAGATCGATGCAGACTCGCAGTCGACCGCGCAGACCAACCAGTGCCACGACATCACCGTCTTCCCGGCGCTGAACCTCGCGGCGGGTGCGTGCTCGGGCAACGGCATCATCCTCGACATTTCCGACCCGATGGCGCCCAAGCGCATCGATGCGGTCACCGATCGCGGCTTCGCCTACTGGCATTCCGCGACCTTCAACAACGACGGCACCAAGGTCGTGTTCACCGACGAATGGGGTGGCGGCGGTCGTCCGCGCTGCCGCGCTGCCGATCCGATGGATTGGGGTGCCGACGCCATCTACGACATCGAAAACGGCCAGCTGACGTTCCAGAACTACTACAAGATCCCGGCCGCCCAGTCGGACCAGGAAAACTGCGTCGCGCACAATGGTTCGGCGGTCCCCATTCCGGGCCGCGACCTGTTCGCGCAGGCCTGGTACCAGGGCGGATTGTCGATCATGGACTTCACCGACAGCTCCAACCCGATGGAGATCGCCTATTTCGACCGCGGTCCGGTACATCCCGACCGCATGGTGATGGGCGGTTACTGGTCGACCTATTTCTACGACGGCTACCTCTACGGGACCGAGATCGCGCGCGGTCTCGACGTGTTCGCGCTCGCCCCGACCCAGTATCTCAGCCAGAACGAGATCGAAGCGGCCAAGCTGGCGCAGTATCCCGACGACCTCTTCAATCCGCAGACGCAGACGGTCGTCACCTGGCCTGACGTGCCGGTAGTGGCGAAGGCCTATCTCGACCAGCTCGAGCGGGACGGCGGTCTCGAGGCCGCACGCATTGCCGAAGTCCGCCGCGCGCTCGACGCGGGCGACATGGACACGCTCGGCACGCTGGCCGGCGCGGTCGATGGCGAGGGTCGCCGCGGCATGCTCGCCGAGACGCTTCGCGGGATCGTCGGCGCGGGCGGCTAA
- a CDS encoding NAD-dependent epimerase/dehydratase family protein has protein sequence MSILVTGAAGFIGSHVVKFLLARGETVVGIDNLNAYYDPTLKDARLESIGTPRGFTFEKMDFSDRAAMDDLAKRHRFDGIVHLGAQAGVRHSITNPHDYVDANLVGHLNLLELSRHQEVAHMVYASSSSVYGGNTKLPFSVADRVDHPISLYAATKRANELMSESYTHLYRVPMTGLRFFTVYGPWGRPDMAMWIFAKAMFAGESIRLFNKGKMRRDFTYVDDIVAGVVACLDRPPADDGSVKPGGSAGPHSIHNIGNNHPEDIETLIAILERETGREARIELAEMQPGDVPATYADIDAFHAVTGFRPATSLVDGVHKFIRWYADYHDIALPKD, from the coding sequence ATGAGTATCCTCGTCACCGGAGCCGCCGGCTTCATCGGCAGTCATGTCGTCAAGTTTCTCCTCGCGCGCGGCGAGACGGTCGTCGGGATCGACAACCTCAATGCCTATTACGATCCGACGCTGAAGGATGCGCGGCTCGAATCGATCGGAACACCGCGCGGCTTCACGTTCGAGAAAATGGATTTCTCGGATCGCGCCGCGATGGACGACCTCGCGAAGCGGCACCGGTTCGACGGGATCGTCCACTTGGGCGCGCAGGCGGGGGTCCGCCACTCGATCACCAACCCGCACGACTATGTCGACGCCAACCTCGTCGGTCATCTCAACCTGCTCGAACTCTCGCGGCACCAGGAGGTCGCGCACATGGTCTACGCCAGCTCGAGCTCGGTCTACGGCGGCAACACCAAGCTTCCTTTCAGCGTGGCCGACCGCGTCGACCATCCGATCTCGCTCTATGCCGCGACCAAGCGCGCCAACGAACTGATGAGCGAAAGCTACACCCACCTCTATCGCGTGCCGATGACGGGGCTTCGCTTCTTCACGGTCTACGGGCCGTGGGGGCGTCCGGACATGGCGATGTGGATCTTCGCCAAGGCCATGTTCGCGGGCGAGTCCATCCGTCTCTTCAACAAGGGGAAGATGCGCCGCGACTTCACTTATGTCGACGACATCGTCGCCGGGGTCGTCGCCTGTCTCGACCGCCCGCCCGCCGACGACGGCAGCGTCAAGCCGGGGGGAAGCGCGGGACCCCATTCGATTCACAACATCGGCAACAACCATCCCGAGGACATCGAGACGCTGATCGCAATTCTGGAACGGGAAACGGGCCGCGAGGCGCGCATCGAACTGGCGGAAATGCAGCCCGGCGACGTGCCCGCGACCTATGCCGACATCGATGCCTTTCACGCCGTCACCGGCTTTCGCCCCGCCACGAGCCTTGTCGACGGCGTGCACAAGTTCATCCGCTGGTATGCCGATTATCACGACATCGCCCTGCCGAAGGATTGA
- a CDS encoding mechanosensitive ion channel family protein, whose amino-acid sequence MAANQTEDVNISADIGESMETINGIVDGFFAVLPKIGIGILIFIAFIIIAKVVRSAIERASFGDSDNALSTVFARVAYWVVLLVGLFIALTVVIPSLTPAQLIGGLGIGGLAIGFAFQDIFSNLLAGILILIRQPFRVGDEIESGEYRGRVEAIETRATFIKTFDNRRIIIPNSQIYSDPLKVWNAYENRRSEYEIGIGYGDDIREAKQVILDAVKGTEGVLEDPGPDVLVVDLAASWITIKARWWHNSVRGDEVRTSSRVLENVAYALTEAGIDMPFETNVMLFHDQTEETDGDRARQREGWPSTNDNPRPRYRLDRPSESSADESGS is encoded by the coding sequence ATGGCTGCCAACCAGACCGAAGACGTCAATATCAGCGCCGACATCGGCGAGAGCATGGAAACGATCAACGGGATCGTGGATGGTTTCTTCGCCGTGCTGCCGAAGATCGGCATCGGCATCCTCATCTTCATCGCCTTCATCATCATCGCCAAGGTGGTGCGGTCGGCGATCGAACGAGCCAGTTTCGGCGACAGCGACAATGCGCTGTCCACCGTGTTCGCGCGGGTCGCCTATTGGGTGGTGTTGCTGGTCGGGCTCTTCATCGCGCTGACCGTCGTCATCCCCTCGCTTACCCCCGCGCAGCTGATCGGTGGTCTGGGTATCGGCGGCCTCGCCATCGGCTTCGCGTTTCAGGACATCTTCTCCAATCTGCTGGCGGGAATTCTCATCCTCATCCGTCAGCCGTTCCGTGTCGGCGACGAGATCGAGAGCGGCGAATATCGCGGGCGCGTGGAGGCGATCGAAACGCGCGCGACGTTCATCAAGACGTTCGACAACCGCCGCATCATTATTCCCAACAGCCAGATCTATTCGGATCCGCTCAAGGTCTGGAACGCCTACGAAAACCGGCGCAGCGAATATGAGATCGGGATCGGCTACGGCGACGACATCCGCGAGGCCAAGCAGGTCATCCTCGACGCCGTGAAGGGTACCGAAGGCGTGCTGGAGGACCCGGGCCCCGACGTGCTGGTCGTCGATCTGGCCGCCAGCTGGATCACCATCAAGGCGCGCTGGTGGCACAACAGCGTGCGCGGCGACGAGGTGCGCACGTCGAGCCGGGTTCTCGAGAATGTGGCTTACGCGCTGACCGAAGCGGGAATCGACATGCCGTTCGAGACCAACGTCATGCTCTTTCACGACCAGACCGAGGAAACCGACGGGGACCGCGCGCGGCAGCGCGAAGGTTGGCCGTCCACCAACGACAATCCTCGTCCGCGCTACAGGCTTGATCGACCGAGCGAGAGCAGCGCCGACGAGAGCGGCTCGTAG